Proteins from a genomic interval of Pseudomonas sp. RC10:
- the rlmKL gene encoding bifunctional 23S rRNA (guanine(2069)-N(7))-methyltransferase RlmK/23S rRNA (guanine(2445)-N(2))-methyltransferase RlmL — protein sequence MSDQYELFLTCPKGLEGLLAEEATALGLQETREHTSTIRGSADMETAYRLCLWSRLANRVLLVLKRFPMKDAEDLYHGVHDIEWADHLEPDGTLAVEFSGHGSGIDNTHFGALKVKDAIVDRLRTPDGLRPSIDKLNPDLRVHLRLDRGEAILSLDLSGHSLHQRGYRLQQGAAPLKENLAAAILIRSGWPRIAADGGALADPMCGVGTFLVEAAMIAADIAPNLKRERWGFSAWLGHVPALWRKLHDEAQARAEAGLAKPPLWIRGYEADPRLIQPGRNNVERAGLSEWIKIYQGEVATFEPRPDQNQKGLVICNPPYGERLGDEASLLYLYQNLGERLRQACLNWEAAVFTGAPDLGKRMGIRSHKQYAFWNGALPCKLLLIKVLPDQFVTGERRTPEQRQAEREQAAYDQTPDEPQERKFNKNGNPIKPTPAPAPVIEQPRLSEGGQMFANRLQKNLKAMGKWVKREGIDCYRVYDADMPEYAMAIDLYHDWVHVQEYAAPKSIDPEKASIRMFDALAAIPQALNIDKGRVIVKRRERQSGTKQYERQSAQGKFNEVNEGGVKLLVNLTDYLDTGLFLDHRPMRMRIQREAAGKRFLNLFCYTATASVHAAKGGARSTTSVDLSKTYLDWARRNLSLNGFSDKNRLEQGDVMAWLEASRDEYDLIFIDPPTFSNSKRMEGVFDVQRDQVQLIDLAMARLASGGVLYFSNNFRKFQLEENLAERYAVEEITQQTIDPDFTRNGKIHRAWKITAR from the coding sequence ATGTCGGACCAATACGAACTCTTCCTCACCTGTCCCAAAGGCCTTGAGGGCCTGCTCGCCGAGGAAGCCACCGCACTTGGCCTCCAGGAAACCCGCGAACACACCTCGACAATTCGGGGCAGCGCCGACATGGAAACCGCCTACCGGCTGTGCCTGTGGTCGCGTCTGGCCAACCGCGTGCTGCTGGTCCTCAAACGCTTCCCGATGAAAGATGCCGAAGACCTGTACCACGGCGTGCATGACATCGAATGGGCCGACCATCTGGAACCGGACGGCACCCTGGCCGTGGAATTCAGTGGGCATGGTTCGGGCATCGACAATACCCACTTCGGCGCCTTGAAGGTCAAGGACGCCATTGTCGACCGGCTGCGCACCCCGGATGGGCTGCGTCCGTCGATCGACAAACTCAACCCTGACCTGCGCGTCCACCTGCGGCTTGACCGAGGCGAAGCGATTCTTTCGCTGGACCTGTCCGGCCACAGCCTGCACCAGCGCGGCTATCGCTTGCAGCAGGGCGCGGCGCCGCTGAAGGAAAACCTCGCGGCGGCCATTTTGATTCGTTCCGGCTGGCCGCGTATCGCGGCGGACGGCGGCGCGCTGGCCGACCCCATGTGCGGTGTGGGCACCTTCCTGGTCGAAGCGGCAATGATCGCTGCCGATATTGCACCGAACCTCAAGCGTGAGCGTTGGGGTTTTTCCGCGTGGCTGGGCCATGTCCCGGCGTTGTGGCGCAAGCTGCATGACGAAGCCCAGGCCCGCGCCGAGGCCGGTCTGGCCAAGCCGCCGCTGTGGATTCGCGGCTACGAAGCCGATCCTCGACTGATCCAGCCGGGTCGCAACAACGTCGAGCGCGCCGGGCTGTCCGAGTGGATCAAGATCTACCAGGGCGAAGTCGCGACCTTCGAGCCGCGTCCGGACCAGAACCAGAAAGGCCTGGTGATCTGCAACCCGCCGTATGGCGAACGTCTGGGCGACGAAGCGAGCCTGCTGTACCTCTACCAGAATCTGGGCGAGCGTCTGCGTCAGGCCTGTCTGAACTGGGAAGCGGCTGTGTTCACCGGCGCGCCGGACCTGGGCAAGCGCATGGGCATCCGCAGCCACAAGCAATACGCGTTCTGGAACGGCGCTTTGCCCTGCAAGCTGCTGCTGATCAAGGTGTTGCCGGATCAGTTCGTCACCGGCGAGCGTCGCACCCCCGAGCAGCGTCAGGCCGAGCGCGAACAGGCGGCCTACGACCAGACCCCGGATGAGCCGCAGGAGCGCAAGTTCAACAAGAACGGCAACCCGATCAAACCCACGCCCGCCCCGGCGCCGGTGATCGAGCAGCCACGCCTCAGCGAAGGCGGGCAGATGTTCGCCAATCGCCTGCAAAAGAACCTCAAGGCCATGGGCAAATGGGTCAAGCGCGAAGGCATCGACTGCTACCGCGTGTACGACGCCGACATGCCGGAATACGCGATGGCCATCGACCTGTACCACGACTGGGTGCACGTCCAGGAATACGCCGCGCCGAAGTCCATCGACCCGGAAAAGGCGTCGATCCGCATGTTCGATGCCTTGGCGGCCATTCCCCAGGCGTTGAACATCGACAAGGGCCGCGTCATCGTCAAACGCCGCGAGCGCCAGAGCGGCACCAAGCAGTACGAACGTCAGAGCGCCCAAGGCAAGTTCAACGAGGTCAACGAAGGCGGCGTCAAGCTGCTGGTCAACCTGACCGACTACCTGGACACCGGTCTGTTCCTCGATCACCGCCCGATGCGGATGCGCATCCAGCGCGAAGCGGCGGGCAAGCGTTTCCTGAACCTGTTCTGCTACACAGCGACCGCCAGCGTGCATGCGGCCAAGGGCGGCGCTCGCAGCACCACCAGTGTCGACCTGTCGAAAACCTACCTGGACTGGGCACGTCGCAACCTGTCGCTCAACGGGTTCTCCGACAAGAACCGTCTGGAGCAGGGCGACGTGATGGCCTGGCTGGAAGCGAGCCGCGACGAATACGACCTGATCTTCATCGACCCGCCGACGTTCTCCAATTCCAAGCGCATGGAAGGGGTGTTTGACGTGCAGCGCGATCAGGTACAGCTGATCGACCTGGCGATGGCGCGTCTGGCCAGCGGCGGCGTGCTGTATTTCTCCAACAACTTCCGCAAGTTCCAGCTGGAAGAAAACCTCGCCGAACGGTACGCGGTCGAGGAAATCACTCAGCAGACCATCGATCCGGACTTCACGCGAAACGGCAAGATCCACCGCGCCTGGAAGATAACCGCGCGCTGA
- a CDS encoding diguanylate cyclase: MSSNRSSTKILGFINEDTSSWAVAALVFSAGTVLTALLALANVEGYQRQLRQRFDLLAAERVSRIQDRLEGQLRRLDSLRRFFVYSDDVSEQEYNGFARPLLTFTQAYSWAPKVLDNDREAFEKSARDAGVRNYSIRELDGVSSLAVANRRPVYYPVRFSQSRSTLELPLGFDVNSERVRQETLERAIWTGEMAASPHMNLVGLETENSKGILLVAPVQSRPHPETSSLGALQGFLVAVISLHKMMTEGLPLSAEDNLNLTLEDITGAPESDVLYQSAANAAASDLSITKTLNFAGRIYQLKVRPTSVFIGANPSSNDSLVILGALLSFMLSALLYVLISQRQRALRMVEQSTMQLRQREQQLRTAHSQLRNVLDAATQVAIIATDMNGLITTFNIGAEKMLGYDSSDICGVRTLCELHLPSELAAHVNELSQRYDRVVDTVEVMLIEAVQEHGHQANDWTLVRHDGSHLQVNMQVSPVLDEHDQWIGYLAVCLDITERKRVEEELRTMSVTDALTGVYNRRYFQERLQAEVFRVEQYGGMFSVVMLDIDHFKAINDQLGHAVGDHVLQAICERLCHRLRRSDVFCRLGGEEFMVLCPDTDSDQAYGLAVELWSALRTQPVDGVGRVTASFGIASWREGEGADALLLRADSGVYAAKMAGRDRIQPESS; encoded by the coding sequence ATGTCGTCTAACCGGTCCAGCACGAAGATCCTTGGCTTCATCAATGAAGACACGTCGTCGTGGGCGGTTGCCGCGCTTGTTTTCTCTGCCGGTACCGTACTGACCGCGCTGCTGGCGTTGGCCAACGTCGAGGGGTATCAGCGTCAGTTGCGTCAACGCTTCGACTTGCTCGCCGCCGAGCGAGTCAGCCGCATTCAGGACCGTTTAGAGGGGCAACTGCGACGACTGGACAGCCTGCGCCGGTTCTTCGTGTACTCCGATGACGTTTCCGAACAGGAGTACAACGGCTTCGCCCGCCCTCTGTTGACCTTCACCCAGGCGTACTCATGGGCGCCAAAAGTTCTGGACAATGATCGCGAAGCGTTCGAGAAGAGCGCTCGGGATGCTGGGGTGCGCAACTATTCCATTCGAGAGTTGGATGGGGTCAGCAGCCTGGCGGTCGCGAACAGGCGCCCGGTTTATTACCCGGTGCGTTTCTCTCAAAGCCGAAGCACCCTCGAATTGCCGTTGGGTTTTGACGTGAATTCCGAGCGTGTGCGGCAGGAGACCCTTGAGCGGGCGATCTGGACCGGCGAAATGGCCGCTTCACCGCACATGAACCTGGTAGGTCTCGAAACGGAAAACAGCAAGGGTATTTTGCTGGTGGCCCCCGTTCAGTCCCGCCCGCACCCCGAAACCTCTTCGCTGGGGGCATTGCAGGGATTTTTGGTGGCGGTCATCAGCCTCCATAAAATGATGACCGAAGGCTTGCCGTTGAGTGCCGAGGACAACCTGAACCTCACGCTCGAAGACATCACGGGAGCGCCGGAATCCGACGTGCTGTATCAGTCAGCCGCCAACGCAGCGGCCAGCGACCTCTCCATCACCAAAACCCTGAATTTTGCGGGCCGCATCTATCAGTTGAAAGTGCGACCGACCTCCGTCTTCATCGGTGCCAACCCTTCGTCCAACGACAGCCTGGTGATCCTCGGCGCGCTGCTCAGTTTCATGCTGAGTGCGTTGCTGTACGTGTTGATCAGCCAGCGTCAGCGCGCCTTGCGGATGGTGGAGCAAAGCACGATGCAGCTGCGCCAGCGCGAACAGCAACTGCGCACCGCCCACAGTCAGTTGCGCAATGTGCTGGACGCGGCCACCCAGGTGGCAATCATTGCCACGGACATGAACGGCCTGATCACCACCTTCAACATCGGCGCCGAAAAAATGCTCGGTTACGACAGCTCGGACATCTGCGGCGTCCGGACCTTGTGTGAGCTGCACCTGCCTTCCGAGCTGGCGGCCCATGTCAATGAATTGAGCCAGCGCTATGACCGGGTGGTCGACACCGTGGAAGTCATGCTGATCGAAGCGGTGCAAGAGCACGGCCATCAGGCCAATGACTGGACGCTGGTGCGCCATGACGGCAGCCATTTGCAGGTCAACATGCAGGTCAGCCCGGTCCTCGACGAGCACGATCAATGGATCGGCTACCTGGCCGTGTGCCTGGATATCACCGAGCGCAAACGAGTAGAGGAAGAACTGCGCACCATGTCCGTGACGGATGCGCTGACGGGCGTCTACAACCGGCGTTATTTTCAGGAGCGGCTACAGGCCGAGGTGTTCCGTGTCGAACAGTACGGTGGCATGTTCTCCGTGGTCATGCTGGACATCGACCATTTCAAGGCCATCAACGATCAACTGGGCCATGCCGTTGGCGACCATGTGTTGCAGGCCATCTGCGAGCGGCTGTGTCATCGGTTGCGGCGCAGTGACGTCTTTTGCCGGCTCGGTGGGGAAGAGTTCATGGTCCTGTGCCCCGACACTGATAGCGATCAGGCCTACGGGTTGGCGGTGGAGCTGTGGTCCGCCCTGCGCACGCAGCCAGTCGACGGCGTGGGACGGGTCACCGCGAGTTTCGGCATTGCCAGCTGGCGCGAAGGCGAGGGCGCCGACGCGCTGCTGTTGAGGGCGGATTCCGGGGTGTATGCCGCCAAAATGGCGGGTCGCGACCGGATCCAGCCGGAGTCGAGCTGA
- a CDS encoding (2Fe-2S)-binding protein: MTDQPDHKEPVSDLTAFTVPSRRNFLKSIGVSGLAAATAPMWTQALEAQAAVADDVDPPAKDERRMTLKVNGQAHTLNLPANAALLDVLRDRLQLTGTKKGCDHGQCGACTVHVNGTAINSCLSLAAMHEGDEITTVEGLAKDGKLHPVQEAFWEHDAYQCGYCTSGQIMSAVAVLQDKNIGSDDHSVREAMSGNICRCGAYKNILAAIQSARIKLQEVT, translated from the coding sequence ATGACCGATCAGCCTGATCACAAAGAACCTGTGTCCGACCTCACGGCCTTCACCGTGCCGTCGCGACGAAATTTCCTGAAATCCATTGGCGTGTCCGGCCTCGCGGCAGCCACGGCTCCGATGTGGACCCAAGCCCTCGAAGCCCAGGCCGCCGTGGCCGACGACGTCGATCCGCCCGCCAAAGACGAACGGCGCATGACTCTCAAGGTCAACGGCCAGGCCCACACGCTCAACCTCCCGGCCAATGCCGCATTGCTGGACGTACTGCGTGATCGCCTGCAGCTGACCGGCACCAAGAAAGGCTGCGACCACGGCCAGTGCGGTGCGTGCACCGTTCACGTCAACGGCACGGCCATCAATTCGTGCTTGTCGCTGGCGGCCATGCACGAAGGCGACGAGATCACCACCGTCGAAGGTCTGGCGAAGGACGGCAAACTGCACCCGGTGCAGGAAGCGTTCTGGGAACACGACGCCTACCAGTGCGGTTACTGCACCAGCGGCCAGATCATGAGCGCCGTGGCGGTGTTGCAAGACAAAAACATTGGCAGCGACGACCACAGCGTGCGCGAAGCCATGAGCGGCAATATCTGCCGATGTGGCGCCTACAAGAACATCCTGGCGGCCATTCAAAGTGCGCGGATCAAATTGCAGGAGGTGACCTGA
- a CDS encoding xanthine dehydrogenase family protein molybdopterin-binding subunit has product MTDSNMIGAAPRRIDGRRKVTGTAMYASDHHLKNMAYGYGVFSTIASGKVTGLDLDAARQSPGVLDIFHHGHFPELYHNSTLPMSFAQILKAAKSDESRLPFEDDTVYYAGQFVALVVADTFEHARAAAYKVKVSYSKTDAVANLDQGMKAGKLQDGSPGHSRGDAGAAFDSAAHSIDATYTTPVETHNPMEMHATVASWEDGRLIVYEASQGVVAHRNSLAKIFGLIPEKVEVRAPFIGSGFGSKLWIWPHSVAASGAAKVLNRPVQLVVPREQMFTTTGHRPETRQRLRLATDDKGKLASVRHESINTTSFTDPYKENCGTSTKSLYSCANVLTSHKIIEVNRGTPTSMRAPGAAPGLFALESAMDEMADKIGMDPLAFRKLNVSERDESQNLPWSSNHLQACIDQAGERFGWSKRDPKPGSMKDGHEIIGYGMAACNWDAYRTPAEAQVSLRADGTAYAICGVQDIGTGTYTIVAQVVSSITGIPLDKIEVELGNSSFPPAPVSGGSWATASVLPAIAEATRQAVEQLKALSTAPKGVFAGAKAEQVSFEQGQLKSGDKTFAIADVLKAQKQSSAFGEAKTGMNDTSKHSFRSFGVHFVEVRWDPGISRLRVARVVSAIDVGKVINHKTALNQVEGAIVMGVGMALFEGTDFDERNGMPVNNNYAEYVVPVHADQPEIDVILLDYPDYELNEFGARGIGEIGITGLAAAVANAVAHATGKRIRDLPITLDKLMELPPTMSA; this is encoded by the coding sequence ATGACGGATTCAAACATGATCGGCGCGGCGCCCCGGCGCATCGACGGCCGACGCAAGGTCACCGGCACCGCGATGTATGCCTCTGACCATCACCTGAAAAACATGGCGTACGGCTACGGCGTGTTCAGCACCATTGCCAGTGGCAAGGTGACCGGGCTGGACCTGGACGCCGCGCGCCAATCCCCCGGCGTGCTGGACATCTTTCACCACGGCCATTTCCCTGAGCTGTACCACAACTCGACATTGCCGATGTCGTTCGCGCAGATCCTCAAGGCCGCCAAGTCTGACGAAAGCCGTCTGCCGTTCGAAGACGACACGGTTTACTACGCCGGGCAGTTCGTCGCGCTGGTGGTGGCCGACACCTTCGAACACGCACGAGCGGCGGCCTATAAAGTCAAGGTCAGCTACAGCAAGACCGATGCGGTGGCCAACCTCGACCAAGGCATGAAGGCGGGCAAGCTGCAGGACGGCAGCCCCGGCCACAGTCGTGGCGACGCGGGTGCGGCATTCGACAGCGCCGCCCACAGCATTGATGCGACCTACACCACCCCCGTCGAAACCCACAACCCGATGGAAATGCACGCGACCGTCGCCAGTTGGGAAGACGGCCGGTTGATCGTCTACGAGGCCAGTCAGGGCGTGGTTGCGCATCGCAATTCGCTGGCGAAGATTTTCGGACTGATCCCGGAAAAGGTCGAAGTCCGGGCGCCGTTCATTGGCTCGGGCTTCGGCAGCAAGCTATGGATCTGGCCCCACTCCGTCGCCGCCAGTGGCGCGGCGAAAGTGCTCAATCGCCCGGTGCAATTGGTCGTGCCTCGCGAACAGATGTTCACCACCACGGGGCACCGGCCGGAAACCCGTCAACGCTTGCGCCTCGCCACGGATGACAAGGGCAAGCTGGCGTCGGTGCGTCACGAATCGATCAACACCACGTCGTTTACCGACCCGTACAAGGAAAACTGCGGGACCTCGACCAAAAGCCTCTACAGCTGCGCCAACGTGCTGACCAGCCACAAGATCATTGAGGTCAATCGCGGCACGCCGACGTCGATGCGTGCGCCGGGGGCCGCGCCGGGTCTGTTCGCGCTGGAGTCGGCGATGGACGAGATGGCCGACAAGATCGGCATGGACCCGCTGGCCTTCCGCAAGCTGAACGTCTCCGAAAGGGACGAAAGCCAGAACTTGCCGTGGTCGAGCAACCATTTGCAGGCGTGCATCGATCAGGCCGGCGAGCGCTTTGGCTGGAGCAAGCGCGATCCGAAGCCGGGCTCAATGAAAGACGGTCACGAGATCATCGGCTACGGCATGGCGGCTTGTAACTGGGACGCCTACCGCACGCCTGCGGAGGCGCAAGTGTCGTTGCGCGCCGACGGCACGGCCTATGCGATCTGCGGCGTGCAGGACATCGGCACCGGCACCTACACCATCGTCGCGCAGGTGGTGAGCAGCATCACGGGCATCCCGCTGGACAAGATCGAGGTCGAATTGGGCAACTCGTCGTTCCCGCCTGCCCCGGTGTCCGGTGGTTCCTGGGCAACGGCCAGCGTGCTCCCCGCGATTGCCGAAGCGACGCGTCAGGCGGTCGAGCAATTGAAGGCGCTCTCCACGGCACCCAAAGGCGTGTTTGCCGGGGCCAAGGCCGAGCAGGTCAGCTTCGAGCAGGGTCAATTGAAGAGCGGCGACAAGACCTTCGCGATTGCCGACGTGCTCAAGGCACAGAAGCAGTCCAGCGCCTTTGGTGAAGCGAAGACCGGCATGAATGACACCAGCAAGCATTCGTTTCGATCGTTCGGGGTGCACTTCGTCGAGGTGCGTTGGGACCCGGGCATATCCCGCCTGCGTGTGGCGCGGGTCGTCAGTGCGATCGACGTCGGCAAGGTGATTAACCACAAGACTGCACTGAATCAGGTGGAAGGGGCGATTGTGATGGGCGTCGGCATGGCGCTCTTCGAAGGCACGGACTTCGATGAGCGCAACGGCATGCCGGTGAACAACAACTACGCCGAGTACGTGGTGCCGGTGCATGCGGACCAGCCGGAGATCGACGTGATTCTGCTCGACTACCCGGACTATGAACTGAACGAGTTCGGGGCGCGGGGGATTGGCGAGATCGGCATCACGGGGTTGGCCGCTGCGGTGGCGAATGCCGTGGCCCATGCCACCGGCAAGCGGATTCGTGATTTGCCGATCACACTGGACAAGCTGATGGAGTTGCCACCGACGATGAGTGCGTAA
- a CDS encoding xanthine dehydrogenase family protein subunit M codes for MRALDYVRASSVEQAVAAHSKSQTAFFLAGGTTLLDLVKLDVMPADQVIDVNHLSLKQVEVQKDGSVRVGALVTNTALAHHPYIVEHYPVLSQALLSGATTQLRNKATTAGNVMQRVRCNYFRDGHSACNKREPGSGCAAIDGHNRSVHAVLGTSDQCIATHPSDMCVAMAAIGAKVEVQGPKGSRSVDFLDFHLLPGSTPWKEHALQDDELITHVVLDAPLANSKSGYLKLRDRASYQFALASSAVILVMDGNTVREARIAMGGVGTKPWRALEAERALKGATLTPQNMEKAAALALQGAKPYRHNAYKIALGQQAIVRNLSTLTA; via the coding sequence ATGAGAGCCCTCGATTATGTGCGCGCCAGCAGCGTTGAGCAGGCCGTGGCGGCCCACTCGAAAAGCCAGACCGCCTTCTTTCTCGCGGGCGGCACCACTCTGCTGGACCTGGTGAAGCTGGACGTGATGCCCGCCGACCAAGTCATCGACGTCAATCACCTGTCCCTCAAGCAGGTCGAGGTGCAGAAAGACGGCAGCGTGCGCGTCGGCGCGTTGGTGACCAACACCGCCCTGGCCCACCACCCTTACATCGTCGAGCACTACCCGGTGCTGTCCCAGGCGTTGCTGTCCGGCGCCACCACGCAGTTGCGCAACAAGGCCACCACGGCGGGCAACGTCATGCAGCGGGTGCGCTGCAATTATTTCCGCGACGGCCATTCGGCCTGCAATAAACGCGAGCCGGGCTCGGGCTGTGCCGCCATCGACGGTCATAACCGCAGCGTGCATGCGGTGTTGGGCACCAGCGATCAATGCATCGCGACCCACCCGTCGGACATGTGCGTGGCGATGGCCGCGATTGGCGCGAAGGTCGAGGTGCAAGGGCCGAAGGGTTCACGCAGCGTCGACTTTCTCGACTTCCATCTGCTGCCCGGCTCCACGCCGTGGAAAGAACACGCCTTGCAGGATGACGAGTTGATCACCCACGTGGTGCTGGACGCGCCGCTGGCCAACAGCAAGTCCGGTTACCTGAAATTGCGTGACCGCGCCTCGTACCAGTTCGCCCTCGCTTCGAGCGCGGTGATTCTGGTGATGGACGGCAACACCGTGCGTGAAGCGCGCATCGCGATGGGCGGCGTCGGCACCAAGCCGTGGCGTGCCCTGGAAGCGGAGCGCGCCTTGAAAGGCGCGACGTTGACCCCGCAAAACATGGAAAAAGCCGCCGCCCTTGCGTTGCAGGGCGCCAAACCGTACCGCCACAACGCCTACAAGATTGCCCTCGGGCAGCAGGCGATCGTGCGCAACCTCAGCACGCTGACGGCCTGA